TGAAGGGtgatttctgtatctaaaaggtgttttgctcttttacctgtaaggcgggacttccttttctacatccgatCAATTTAGATGCCATGTCGACTTTTTGGatttaagattatttatttatataaaaatccaGTTTATTAAAAAAGAGAATATATGAAACATATTTTAAAGATTGGGAGTCACAGTAAGATTGTACCTGGTATGATTCCATTCCCTCTGTAAATAGGGGTCTCGGCAAGTGGGGGTGGATGAGTAGTTATTGAGCCTTTAGAGACAACAAAGGTGATGTAAAGACATGCAGGTAAACATATCATTAGCATGAGTGAATTAAAGCAGCTTAAAAAAATTACCATTTCTATCAGAGTGGGAGGGAAGCCACGAAGATACTGGAGAAATGATCTGTTGAGAGATACAGTAAATCTGTAACAGGGTCTGTGGACATGTGCctcattttttaacatttataaaatgtccACTGGGAAAGTGTGCAACTTCAAAGATGACGTAAACTTATGAGAACAAAAATGTAATCTGATATATTTCATACTGTAATGCATAGTTTTTAAAACGGAACAAATTGCATAGGTCAGATTCAAAATAGCTCTGATGAGGAATAAAATATTGAAACTTTTCATTTCCTTAGTGGTCAAAAAATCCTTAAGAGCACCTTAAAAGGAGCCTATCCAACACTAACAATGTAAATGCTAAAAGACTTATACTGTAGAAGTGGGGTATTTTGTAATATAAATCACATAATTAAATTTTACTGTATGAAAGACAACTGAgccagtttgtttttgtttaaatatatcaGATGTGATTAAGAAGTCTCACCAAACCTTGTTCagcttaatagaaaaagagcagcTGACATGAATTCAGTAGGTTACAAAAAAGCGAGAGAGAGGCACATCCAAGCACAGTTGTTTAACCAAGATAAGAAAGTATGCCATGACTGAAAGTTTCCAAAACATGCTGGAGGACAGGAAATGGAAGAAAGGGAGCAAGGCAGATTTATAGTTTCTCAATACTTGCTCCTCAAAATAGCTTTATATGGAGACATTTCTCTGTCTTTCAAAAGCCAACACTTAAATGTACTAAAAACTTTTAacaaacaaactgacaaaaaaaacaaaaatgtgtaattCTGATAAACTGCATAAGTCAACTTCTACCTTTAGTATTGAACTAAAgcaaaaccctttttttttttttactttatttttctcAGCTAGAAAGGGTCTTTATATAGTCTGCAAATACATGGATGATTTAAACAAAGGAACAGTATCATGCAGAAGAATTTTGCATTCATTTATATGTTGCAATGCATTGCAATATTGATTGTGTTTGCTTGTACCTGTGTGAGGTTGTGGTCCTGCGGTTCTTCTTGAAGAGAGCTGTTGTTGTTTCTCATCTCTGGCCACATGTTTCAGCGCGTGTATGTTTGTCTTCCTCTACGACTCGGCCCAGTGACTGTTCAGAGAGGCAGTTAAAACAGTCAAAACCCCCATTTGCTCCGAAACTGGGTGGAGAAACAAGCGCACCCGCCTCTAATCTGTTTAAATCGTTTCTTAGGCCTAATATTTGATCTGGCAGATTTGATCTAGGTTCTTAATACATAATTATATACAGTGCATGCAATTAAGAGACTGTAaatatatccctcacagcctcgttttcatttgCGTCAAAAACCAAACATGGCAAGATAGCGCACATatctgtt
This window of the Xyrauchen texanus isolate HMW12.3.18 chromosome 27, RBS_HiC_50CHRs, whole genome shotgun sequence genome carries:
- the sb:cb288 gene encoding uncharacterized protein sb:cb288, which encodes MWPEMRNNNSSLQEEPQDHNLTQIISPVSSWLPSHSDRNGSITTHPPPLAETPIYRGNGIIPGAIAAAVFIGFLLALYAVLWKCMGTQPKRRKKRTSLKVREQRSFKC